One window of the bacterium genome contains the following:
- a CDS encoding T9SS type A sorting domain-containing protein, translating to YPNPFNSSTTISYTIPSAGKVTILIRDSKGRKVKELYKGKTGSGSHSISWPGIDGYGNSVPSGLYFAEVIFDNKIFVKKILLVR from the coding sequence TATCCTAATCCGTTTAACAGCTCCACTACAATATCTTATACAATACCGTCTGCCGGAAAAGTTACGATTTTAATTCGTGATTCAAAAGGCAGGAAAGTAAAAGAATTGTACAAAGGGAAAACAGGATCAGGATCACATTCAATTTCATGGCCTGGCATTGACGGGTACGGCAATAGTGTACCTTCAGGGTTATATTTCGCAGAAGTCATATTTGATAATAAAATATTTGTAAAAAAAATCCTTTTAGTCCGGTAG